The nucleotide sequence TGCACAAAACCGGACATAAAGTGAGCAAAGACAAATTGCAATTGTGGCGATCTGAAGTAAAGTATTtgggacacacactgacaaaggaTGGCAGACATGTGCATTCTAGCCGTAAAAAAGCAATATTAGAAGCACCAAAACCGATGACAAAGAAACAAATGATGTCATTTTTAGGGCTCTGTAACTATTGTCGAATGTGGGTCCCAAGCTATGCCGAAAAGACGCGCCCCTTACAAGCATTAATCTTTGACGAACCTATGGCTGCGCACGATAAACTAAAATGGACTAAGGAGGCTGAAACTGCGtttgaaaacataaaacaattaatTGCTGGATCCACTGTTTTAGCGCTGCCTGATTACACTAAGCCGTTCACACAAATGGTCGATACAAAAAATGGTTTCATGACCTCTGTTTTGACACAGCAGTGGGGAGCAAAAAATAGACCAGTGGCATTTTACAGTTCACGACTGGATCCGGTGGCGAGGGCAACCcccgtgtgtgtgcaggctgtaCTCGCCACAGCAATGGCAGTACTAGTGTCAGCTGAAGTCGTGCTTTTTCACCCACTGACTGTGAAAGTTCCACATGCTGTCTCTCTACTGCTGTTACAAACCAACATGTCATTCTTATCTCCCGCAAGACACCTCTCGTGCATGACAGTGTTGATATCGCAACCACACATCACTATCGAGCGCTGCACTGTGCTGAACCCGTCCACTCTGTTGCCAACAGCTGAGGACGGGGTGGAGCATAAGTGTTTGGAGATAACACAAACGAACATGAAACCTAGAGCTGATTTAACTGATCAACCGCTAAAAAAAGGTGAAATAATTTTCGTCGACGGATCAGCCGTAAAAGATAAATGTGGTGTaaataaagtagcctatgcagtGACTACCCTAACTACAAAAAATAGAGGCAAAACGTTTGCCCACTTCATACTCTGCACAAGCAGCTGAATTGACAGCCCTAACCAGAGCATGTGAGCTTTTTGCAAAAAAGGAAGTAACAATTTACACAGACAGTCAATATGCTTTTGCTGCGTCTCACATTTTTTGTGTACATTGGAAAAGACGTGGCTACAAAACCTCTACTGgaaaaccagtaaaacataaagaCTTACTTCTGAAATTATATGACGCTCTTCAATTACCAAAAAAGCTTGCCATTTGTAAATGTGAAGCGCATACTAACAAAACTGATACTGTTTCAAGAGGAAATGCCCTGGCAGATGAATGTGCAAAGGAAGCCACAGGCGTGTTCCTCTTGCAAACGGAAACTGACGAAATCCTACAAACACGACAGCAACAAGCGTCTGTTAAAGAGAGAGACCTATGGAAGAAACATGGGTGCTACCTAAAAGACAATATCTACGTCGGTCCAAGTGGCAAACCAGTCTTACCTAAATCTATGTATAAATGGGCAGCTTTAGTGACACATGGCCGTTGCCATGTGTCATCGGGTGGAATGTGTACAGTTTTACGTGAATTTTATACTACATTTGGTTTTACTACCTACTCAAAAAACTTTTGCCACCAGTGCATAATCTGCATTAAACATAATTCACAGGGACATGCGAGACCAAAGAGAGGACAATTCCCTTCACCCCCACATCCGTTTCATACAATACACATGGATTTCATCCAGTTGAACAAAGTTCATAACCTAGAATATGTGTTGGTGGTGATAGATGTGTTCTCTAAGTGGGTCGAGTTATTCCCATGTCGCACGCCTGATGCTGCTGCCGTAGCCAAAGCACTCTGTAGGCGGATTATCCCAAGCCATGGAGTGCCCAGACTCATTCGAAGTGATAAcggaacacattttgttaatgaGGTAATTGACAAAATTGGTGAACATTTTGGTATTGACCTAAAAAGACACTCTGCTTATCACCCGGAATCTGCGGGTTTAGTGGAACGAAATAACGGGACGATTAAATCGAAACTAAGAAAAACAATGGCTGAGACGGGATGGCAGTGGCCAGATTGTCTAGACATTGTACAATTAAGTATGAGAACAACACCTAATGCGGCCACACAGCTATTCCCGTTTGAAATGCTGTATGGCAGACCTTACACCATTCCTGATTTTTCTTGTAGTAAGTCTACGCCTGATGATGATGAAGGAGTAGTGGGACAATTGATCAAGACTCTGTCGTCTAAAAAATGTGTAGACACGAAtactgttccctctctctctctctttccacaggACCCTAAAGTGAAACCAGGAGACTGGGTGTTCATCAAAGTCATAAAGCGGAAATCTTGGGCGGAACCTCGTTGGCAGGGGCCACACCAGGTTGTTCTAGCCACTCCTACTGCAGTGAAGGTGCGCGGCCGAATCTCTTGGACACACATCTCGCATTGTAAGGTACGGGACATTCCAGCTGCAGAGTCAACCGCTGTGGAGAGGAAATCTGACTACAAAGGGGTCTAGAGGTATAGAATCTAGTCGTCTCAACGTCAGTGTTTTTACAGAGCCTCCACGGTTTAGTGACGATGCCTGGGGGTCACGGGCCTTTGATGTGGAGGTTGGTCCTCGGAGGGGTTTTTGCCCTCACCTTACTGAGACTGTTGCTACAAGGACTGAACAATGACTTTTTCGTGAGAGACAAAGGAAGCCAATACAGAAGATGGAAAAGATGGGTTTTGTCTGAAGATCTGCATACCTACAACATAACACATGTGTATCATTTGAATTCGTGGTATCGCTATGCTCAAATGTTAGCTGATTTGAATAATGTGTCTGACTGTTATGTATGTTCTATGATGCCAATATCTGCTTCTCATCCCCGTTTAACAGTCGCCAAAATCCCTCATAAACAGAGTGCGTGTGTAGGTGAACGGACGTCTATCGAACAAGATGTTTTTAGCATTTATAATACATCCCACATGACAATTCATGACAATGGCACTACTTCTATCAGTAAACCCTGTGCGGTGACATACCCTTTGAAGTACATAAAGTCTAACGTAACATTGACCCCTTATGCCActgttagacctagaacaataTTCCCGCTGTGTTTCTTCAGAAATGGTTCAGTGCCTGTGGGGAGTTTGCCTCTCTATAGGTGTCGTCAGACAGCGGTTCCTATGGAAATGTGCGTGATGCAAGGTCAAAAGAAAAGTAGAAGTTTTAATGAAGGTGGTGATATCTGTCCATGGCCCAACCCTAGAAATAAGACCAGGTGCAGGTGTTGGAGTGACTATGTTTTGCCTAGTCCTGATGGTACGACCCCATTAGACGGTATCTATTGGATGTGTGGCCACAAAGTCTACCTAAATCTTCCATCCAAGTGGGTAGGAATTTGTGCTCCGGTGCGTCTGACTGACCACACTTACATTATAACTCAGACTACCCACCACCGTCGCAACCGCAGATTTGTAGTAGATGTGAAACCACATGATCCTATTTGGGGAAAGGATGTCCCTGATGAACATAAGTTGTGGTCTGCTAGTCATAAAA is from Alosa alosa isolate M-15738 ecotype Scorff River chromosome 15, AALO_Geno_1.1, whole genome shotgun sequence and encodes:
- the LOC125307893 gene encoding uncharacterized protein LOC125307893: MPGGHGPLMWRLVLGGVFALTLLRLLLQGLNNDFFVRDKGSQYRRWKRWVLSEDLHTYNITHVYHLNSWYRYAQMLADLNNVSDCYVCSMMPISASHPRLTVAKIPHKQSACVGERTSIEQDVFSIYNTSHMTIHDNGTTSISKPCAVTYPLKYIKSNVTLTPYATVRPRTIFPLCFFRNGSVPVGSLPLYRCRQTAVPMEMCVMQGQKKSRSFNEGGDICPWPNPRNKTRCRCWSDYVLPSPDGTTPLDGIYWMCGHKVYLNLPSKWVGICAPVRLTDHTYIITQTTHHRRNRRFVVDVKPHDPIWGKDVPDEHKLWSASHKIRLSLFPWVGVGKLLLRMETQEYRIGLFVNSSIKVDEKQNVEISAMRLMLIQNRLVLDLMAAAEGGVCAMLNDTCCTYIPDEANSHDVTEALHQMKNVQQAMITDTVNQGWNPLFMV